In Wolbachia endosymbiont (group A) of Pogonocherus hispidulus, the genomic stretch TGCCGTTCTATCTGCTTGGTGTGAAGAGAACAATATTCCCTACCAAGGTGTTAATGTTAAAACTATCAAACGCTTTATAGCAGGCAAAGGTAATGCAAGTAAGAGTGAAGTTATTGAAGCTGTAAAGAGAAAAGGATTTTTACCTAGAGATGATAATGAGGGGGATGCTTTGGCATTAATGTTCTATGTTATGAATTTTAGTAAAGATATTAATAAGACGAAAAATCCATAAAAAGTGGGTCCTTTCGGCCATACTGGCTGGTTTGGTGGGTCAGACCCCAGGCCTTCTTTAGCGTCAGAGATATTTTGAATATTAACTTTTTAATTATTAAGATATGAATTTAGCAATCCACTACTATCCTACTCGAAACCTAGTTGAATATGATCGTAATCCACGTAAAAATGACGATGTGGTCAACAGAATGTGTGCTTCAATCAGGGAATTCGGCTTTCGTATTCCAATAGTTGCAAAAAGTGATGGTACTGTGGTTGATGGTCATTTAAGACTTAAAGCAGCAAGAAAACTTGGTATGGAGAGTATTCCAGTGGTCTTAAGTGATAATTTAAATGAACCACAAACCAAAGCTTTTCGATTACTGGCAAATCAATCAGCTAATTGGGCAAAGTGGGATGATGAGCTTTTGAAAGTAGAAATTCAAGAGTTAGAAGATTTACAGTTTGATCTTAAAATGACTGGATTTGAATTAGAAAAAGTTCAACATTTCCTTGATGATTTAGATAGTGAAAAAGAAGATTTTTCTGACTTGGTTGGTGATGACAAAAAGGTAGAAATAACAAAACCAGGTGATCTATGGATTTTAGGTGATCATCGAATCTATTGTGGTGATAGCTCTGTAGTTGAATCATATAAAGCGCTGTTAGATGATAAAATGGCAGACATTACTGTTTGTGATCCTCCATATAATGTTGATTATGGTAGCAGTCAAGAAAGAGAGGATAAAAAGATACTAAACGATAATCAAGGTGAAAAGTATGAGCTTTTTCTCTATGATATTTGTACTCATATTTTAGCATATACTAAAGGTGCAATTTACATCTGTGCATCATCATCAGAGTTTTCAACGTTGCAAAAAGCATTTGAGGAAGCGGGAGGAAAATGGTCAACTTTTATCATTTGGGCGAAGAATCACTTTACGCTAGGAAGATCAGATTATCAAAGACAATACGAAGCAATGCTTTATGGATGGAAAAGCGGCAATAAACGTGAGTGGCATGGCGGTAGAAATCAAAGTGATCTGTGGTTTTATGATAAGCCAATACATAACTCACTGCACCCAACAATGAAGCCAGTAGAGCTAATGGAGAGAGCAATAGTAAACAGCAGCAGATCAGGAGACATAGTACTTGATCCATTTAGCGGCTCTGGAAGTACACTAATTGCCTGTGAGAGGACAGGAAGAATCTGCAGAACAATAGAGCTAGATCCCAGGTTTGTAGATGTAACGATAAAACGTTGGCAGGTGTATACGGGGAGAGATGCTATTCTTGCTGATACTGGAAAGACTTTTGCACAAATTCAAGAATCAAGACAGTAAGGGGCGAAATAAGGAAAAAAAGAGGGGAAAGAAAGTTGGAAGAAGGGAAAATCACGCAGACGGAATGGGCAAGAGAGATAGGAGTATCAAAGCAATATGTCTGTTATTTAGTAAAAAAAGGAATAGTTGAGTTGGAGGATGGTTTGATCAATAGAGAACAAGCAAATGAAGCGGTGGCAGCAATAAGAGATCCAAGTCAGCCACTTAGGAGGAAAAATCCAGAAAACGAAAATACAAATAACCTTTCTACAATGTTGCTAAAAACGCGAATAAAAAATGAGATGGAACGTGGTAAACTGCTTGAGGCGAAAGCTAAGGCTGAGATTGGTGAACTTGTAGCAGTAGAGGAAGTAAAGCGCGATGCATTTAATGTAGCAAGAGTTGTCCGTAATAATCTGCTTAATATTCCAAATAGAGTTTCAGCGCTGCTTGCATCACTGAGTGACACTGAAAAGATTCATATGGCGCTAACCGAAGAGATTACAAACTCATTACAAGAATTATCTAACGCTAAATTTGAATAATGTCTGCTAAGTTAAGTTTAGAATTAATAAAGTGCCTCATTAATCAACCTGGATTAGATGTTAATGTCAGAGGATCAAACGGAAAGACACCACTGCATTATGCAGTAGAAATTAACGAGCTTAGTATGGTTGCACTCTTACTGAACAGGAAAAATATTAATCCACTGATCGCTGATGATGATGGTAAAAGTGCGCTTTCTTGTGCAAGAGAAGAAATATTACAAGCACTAATCAATCATAAATATGGATCAGAGGGAGATAGCTTGCTTCACTTAGCTGCGATGTTGAATGAAGCAAATGCTGTAAGATTTTTACTTAACAAAGGAGTTAATGTTAATGAGCAGAATGCTTTACTACATACACCATTACACTTAGCGGCAGGAGCTGGACATGAAGAAATAGTAGAAATTTTAATTAGAGAAGGAAACGCGGATAAGGATGTTCTTGACGTGAGAAATCATGCAGCAATTCATTATGCAGTAAACAACAAGAAGCTAGAAGTAGTAAAATTACTTTCAAATCTTGGTGCGAATGTCAATATAGCTGGTAGCGGCAGAAATGCAATGAAATTATCTTCTTTGCACGTAGCTATAAGTAGTAGTAATTACGACGAAAGGGACTTATGTTTAGATATTGTAAGATGCTTAATAAATGTTCCTAATGCTGGGGTTAACTTACAAGATTATGAAAATAAAACGCCACTACATTATGCTGAAAGGCTGAAAACAATAGAAGTTTTACTAACGCGAGAAGATATAGACCCTTTAATTAAGGATGATAATGGCAAGACACCATTTTGTTATGCAAAAGAAGCAAATAGATTAGATATAGTAAAGATTTTAGCAAGTAATAGATACGGAGCTGATAAAAACAGTTTGCTTCATTTAGCTGCCAGAAAAGGATATGAAGACCTAATAGACGGTATTCTTGGTGAAGGAGTTGAAATAGATGCTGTAGATGAGAGTGGAAAAACGGGAATTTATGTTGCTGCAAAGCATGGTCACTTTAACGTAGTAAAGTTGTTGCTAAAGAGAGGAGCAGATGCCACGGATGTTTTTCAGTATGCAATAATAACGAACAACGCAAAATTAATAAAATTACTGAGCAAAGAGAAGGAAATAGTGCTATTTGGAAGACAGAAGAACTTTCCAACATTTCATTTATTGAGCAATAAATATTTTGAAGAAAGGAAAATAGCAGACAAAAAAATAAAGAAATATATCAATATCGTCTGTGTTTCTATAACAGTATGTGCAATAGTGATAGTGGGAATTTACCCTAACATTATAGCTGCGGTAATGGTGGGAATAGTTGCGTTCATAGCTGCAATAACAATGAGTAATTTAACTCAGAAGTACATAGAAGAAGCACTTGAAAAGAAAATGTTTATTGAACTTGAAAGTGAGAAAACAAGTGAGTGCAGTTCTATTTTAAGTGATGTTGAGGTATCATCTA encodes the following:
- a CDS encoding DNA modification methylase, which produces MNLAIHYYPTRNLVEYDRNPRKNDDVVNRMCASIREFGFRIPIVAKSDGTVVDGHLRLKAARKLGMESIPVVLSDNLNEPQTKAFRLLANQSANWAKWDDELLKVEIQELEDLQFDLKMTGFELEKVQHFLDDLDSEKEDFSDLVGDDKKVEITKPGDLWILGDHRIYCGDSSVVESYKALLDDKMADITVCDPPYNVDYGSSQEREDKKILNDNQGEKYELFLYDICTHILAYTKGAIYICASSSEFSTLQKAFEEAGGKWSTFIIWAKNHFTLGRSDYQRQYEAMLYGWKSGNKREWHGGRNQSDLWFYDKPIHNSLHPTMKPVELMERAIVNSSRSGDIVLDPFSGSGSTLIACERTGRICRTIELDPRFVDVTIKRWQVYTGRDAILADTGKTFAQIQESRQ
- a CDS encoding ankyrin repeat domain-containing protein codes for the protein MSAKLSLELIKCLINQPGLDVNVRGSNGKTPLHYAVEINELSMVALLLNRKNINPLIADDDGKSALSCAREEILQALINHKYGSEGDSLLHLAAMLNEANAVRFLLNKGVNVNEQNALLHTPLHLAAGAGHEEIVEILIREGNADKDVLDVRNHAAIHYAVNNKKLEVVKLLSNLGANVNIAGSGRNAMKLSSLHVAISSSNYDERDLCLDIVRCLINVPNAGVNLQDYENKTPLHYAERLKTIEVLLTREDIDPLIKDDNGKTPFCYAKEANRLDIVKILASNRYGADKNSLLHLAARKGYEDLIDGILGEGVEIDAVDESGKTGIYVAAKHGHFNVVKLLLKRGADATDVFQYAIITNNAKLIKLLSKEKEIVLFGRQKNFPTFHLLSNKYFEERKIADKKIKKYINIVCVSITVCAIVIVGIYPNIIAAVMVGIVAFIAAITMSNLTQKYIEEALEKKMFIELESEKTSECSSILSDVEVSSNDGEELAI